A part of Chondrinema litorale genomic DNA contains:
- a CDS encoding DNA topoisomerase 3, whose product MKVILAEKPSVARDIAQVLGASQKKDSYLEGNNYQVTWAFGHLVQLVNAKQYGYHKWELETLPILPKKFQLQLNENAGAKKQFKVIKELFQQADELIVATDAGREGELIFRYIYQLSGVKKPFKRLWISSLTTKAIKIGFNNLKDGSLYDNLYHSAVSRSEADWLLGINATIAFTLSSKSKSVLSLGRVQTPVLKMICERFLEHENFKPIDYYVPEIHLNKGSITFKASYNGDRIFNKDQANKIIEEVGVDVKCTKSETKPKIENQPLLYDLTTLQASCNRLYGFSAHNTLQILQKLYEKKWITYPRTDSRYITDDLYDRMPVLFNKIKRNGSFSEFIDKINFSELPTISVNNNKVSDHHAILPTGEQYGSLNNDESKIYDMIVKRAIASFSPKCKKKITTYIFNEIFTSSGSVIKEFGWRLVEQEQIKESDVQDLPIIDKDEEIKVIDKLFKSTQTKPKSIHSESSLLKLMETAGKEVEDKELAESIKENGIGTPATRASIIETLIKRTYIVRNGKKLIPTELGLSVYDQIKDLKIASPELTGYWEYKLNKMAKGDYARELFLKEIKDYTSSTVEALREAGNALNIPETHLKCPKCNSGSIIENKKGYGCSKYKEGCGFVIWKTIAGKNCQSLILDNL is encoded by the coding sequence ATGAAAGTAATTCTAGCTGAAAAGCCTTCAGTGGCTCGTGATATTGCTCAAGTATTGGGAGCATCACAAAAAAAAGATTCCTATTTAGAAGGAAATAATTATCAAGTAACATGGGCATTTGGTCATCTTGTTCAATTAGTAAATGCCAAACAATATGGATATCATAAATGGGAGTTAGAAACATTACCAATACTCCCAAAGAAATTTCAACTCCAATTGAATGAGAATGCAGGAGCTAAGAAGCAATTTAAAGTAATTAAAGAATTGTTTCAACAAGCTGATGAACTGATTGTAGCAACTGATGCAGGAAGAGAAGGAGAGTTGATTTTTAGATATATATATCAACTATCAGGAGTTAAGAAACCTTTCAAAAGATTGTGGATTAGTTCTCTAACTACAAAAGCTATAAAAATTGGTTTTAATAATTTAAAAGATGGTAGTTTATATGATAATCTATATCATTCTGCTGTATCTCGAAGTGAAGCGGATTGGCTATTAGGTATCAACGCAACTATAGCATTTACACTTTCATCAAAGAGTAAAAGTGTATTGTCATTGGGTAGAGTACAAACACCAGTTTTAAAAATGATATGTGAGCGATTTTTAGAACATGAAAACTTTAAACCAATTGATTATTATGTTCCAGAAATACATTTAAATAAAGGCAGTATAACTTTCAAAGCATCTTACAATGGTGATAGAATCTTTAATAAAGATCAGGCTAATAAAATTATTGAGGAAGTAGGGGTTGATGTTAAATGTACTAAATCGGAAACGAAACCAAAAATTGAAAATCAGCCTTTACTATACGATTTAACAACATTACAAGCATCTTGTAATAGGCTATATGGTTTTTCTGCTCACAATACTTTGCAAATCCTTCAAAAGTTGTATGAGAAAAAATGGATAACTTATCCTCGTACAGACTCTAGATATATTACAGATGATTTATATGACAGGATGCCAGTTTTATTTAATAAAATAAAAAGAAATGGTAGCTTTAGTGAGTTCATTGATAAGATTAATTTCAGTGAACTTCCAACAATATCTGTCAATAATAATAAAGTGTCAGATCATCATGCGATCTTACCAACAGGAGAGCAATATGGTTCATTAAATAATGATGAATCAAAAATTTATGATATGATTGTGAAGCGTGCAATTGCTTCATTTTCTCCAAAGTGTAAAAAGAAAATTACAACATATATTTTCAATGAAATATTTACCTCTTCTGGTTCAGTTATTAAAGAGTTTGGATGGAGACTAGTAGAGCAGGAGCAGATAAAAGAAAGTGATGTTCAAGATTTACCTATCATTGATAAAGACGAGGAAATTAAGGTTATTGATAAGTTATTTAAATCGACACAAACTAAGCCCAAGTCCATCCATTCAGAATCTTCTTTGTTAAAATTGATGGAGACAGCAGGTAAAGAAGTAGAAGATAAAGAGTTGGCTGAATCTATTAAAGAAAACGGAATAGGTACACCAGCTACAAGAGCATCTATAATAGAAACTTTAATAAAGAGGACTTACATAGTTCGAAATGGGAAAAAGCTGATACCAACAGAGCTAGGGTTATCAGTATATGATCAAATTAAGGATTTAAAAATTGCTAGTCCAGAGCTAACAGGGTATTGGGAATATAAGCTCAATAAAATGGCTAAAGGTGATTATGCAAGAGAGCTGTTTTTAAAGGAAATAAAAGATTATACTTCTTCTACTGTGGAAGCATTAAGAGAAGCAGGAAATGCTTTGAATATCCCTGAAACACATCTTAAATGTCCAAAATGTAACTCAGGTTCTATCATAGAAAATAAAAAGGGCTATGGATGCAGCAAATATAAAGAGGGATGTGGTTTTGTAATATGGAAAACTATTGCAGGGAAAAATTGTCAGAGTCTAATATTAGACAACTTGTAA
- a CDS encoding topoisomerase C-terminal repeat-containing protein: MENYCREKLSESNIRQLVNKGKTNELKGFVSRSGNKFNASLYMKDDFTIGFAFGEREKVVGENN, translated from the coding sequence ATGGAAAACTATTGCAGGGAAAAATTGTCAGAGTCTAATATTAGACAACTTGTAAATAAGGGTAAAACTAATGAATTGAAAGGGTTTGTTTCAAGGTCTGGTAATAAGTTTAATGCCAGTCTTTATATGAAAGATGATTTTACAATTGGATTTGCTTTTGGTGAAAGGGAAAAAGTAGTAGGTGAGAATAATTGA
- a CDS encoding AAA family ATPase — MEHILENIKRIRESQKITQAVIGEKLGISRVQYTNIESGITSLTMDRMQDIAEILGVEVSQLMDKPSAKVISFANRKGGVGKSTMTILFSVALSNWTDYKVLVIDTDSQSTVASLADEESDLGMDIIPFNFDESHTPIRDFLKIIEKKSKEYDLILIDTQGSFADGQAINTILSVSDICIIPIQATKPAIQSTLTTLVSLPEISEGRREEGKSFLALGIVNQRTRTNEHKIVKDLDGQFGMKVLDNALSNLVRYHREMSLSKPICEKEDDDEFVELFRELVKEIGL, encoded by the coding sequence ATGGAACATATTCTTGAAAATATAAAGAGAATAAGAGAAAGTCAAAAAATTACTCAGGCTGTAATTGGAGAGAAATTAGGAATATCAAGAGTTCAATATACTAATATTGAGTCTGGAATTACTAGCCTTACAATGGATAGAATGCAAGATATTGCTGAAATTCTTGGAGTAGAAGTAAGTCAATTAATGGATAAGCCTTCTGCAAAAGTTATTTCGTTTGCTAACCGAAAAGGTGGTGTAGGGAAATCAACAATGACTATTTTATTTTCTGTTGCTTTGTCAAACTGGACAGATTATAAGGTACTAGTAATAGATACAGATTCACAATCTACAGTTGCTAGTTTAGCTGATGAGGAAAGTGATCTTGGCATGGATATAATTCCCTTTAATTTTGATGAGAGTCATACACCTATAAGAGATTTTCTAAAAATAATTGAGAAGAAATCAAAGGAGTATGATCTTATTCTTATAGATACTCAAGGAAGTTTTGCTGATGGACAAGCAATTAATACTATCTTATCAGTTTCAGATATTTGTATAATCCCAATTCAAGCCACAAAACCTGCAATCCAATCAACTTTGACTACGTTAGTTTCACTTCCAGAAATATCAGAAGGAAGAAGGGAAGAAGGGAAATCATTTTTAGCTTTAGGAATAGTTAATCAAAGAACTCGTACTAATGAACATAAAATTGTAAAAGATTTAGATGGTCAATTTGGTATGAAGGTTTTAGATAATGCTCTTTCTAATCTTGTACGATACCACAGAGAAATGAGTCTATCTAAACCTATTTGTGAGAAAGAAGATGATGATGAGTTTGTAGAATTATTTAGGGAACTAGTAAAAGAAATAGGGCTATGA
- a CDS encoding ParB N-terminal domain-containing protein gives MDLEKMTKSALEQKKKGNTLQGQTKKQNEKRKIFIDVEELTVDEIYRSLIRHQTPEEEYQLKKSIEDEGIRDALVVYKRNENFVVVDGHHRLSAAKDMKIATVPIQEMQFANQDEARVWMLRNQLGRRNLGDAERIDIALKLTEFMEKLGIENKMTGKNLSANLHKGQKSQKIDRLQEASNIANVSRRNVAKYKKIFDSGDEKLLKEVVEGKKSIHKAHTEIAQKSKPKKELKVVKKAKVYSKEIETIFTKMEAWKKGNISDEDIKNLLQKHFGK, from the coding sequence ATGGATTTAGAAAAAATGACAAAATCTGCTCTTGAACAAAAGAAGAAAGGTAATACATTGCAAGGGCAGACAAAGAAACAAAATGAGAAAAGAAAGATTTTTATTGATGTTGAAGAACTAACAGTAGATGAAATTTATCGTTCTTTGATCAGACATCAAACACCAGAAGAAGAGTATCAATTAAAGAAGTCAATAGAAGATGAAGGAATAAGGGATGCACTTGTAGTATATAAGAGAAATGAAAACTTTGTAGTAGTAGATGGACATCATAGACTGAGTGCTGCAAAGGATATGAAAATAGCTACTGTGCCTATTCAAGAAATGCAGTTTGCTAATCAAGATGAAGCTAGAGTATGGATGCTGAGAAATCAGTTAGGTAGAAGAAACTTGGGAGATGCTGAACGAATTGATATAGCTTTAAAGCTTACTGAATTTATGGAAAAGCTTGGTATAGAAAATAAAATGACAGGTAAAAACCTTAGTGCAAATTTGCACAAAGGTCAAAAAAGTCAGAAAATTGATAGACTCCAAGAAGCTTCTAATATTGCAAATGTAAGTAGACGAAATGTTGCAAAGTATAAGAAGATATTTGATTCAGGAGATGAAAAATTATTAAAAGAAGTAGTAGAAGGTAAGAAGTCTATTCATAAGGCTCATACTGAAATTGCACAGAAGTCTAAGCCCAAAAAAGAGCTTAAAGTAGTAAAAAAAGCTAAAGTATATAGTAAAGAGATTGAAACCATTTTTACTAAAATGGAAGCTTGGAAAAAGGGTAATATTTCAGATGAGGATATTAAGAACTTACTACAGAAACATTTTGGTAAATAA
- a CDS encoding protelomerase family protein, whose translation METDAKNIDLLANQIGVPAKLQDMIHLFVKRLREVEHDKSELVKLCREETKVVKNAWLNLNTQNRYFSIYNKILKELELSDLAKSIVFGHRDKDRQFPYFGLSNDEYQERKMVYGQKAIDRADKKVLKIESKEKHDALIERATELLSSTSYLEQISAIALLTGRRTIEIVKKGQFRAYNPFKGSNIKLKKMKYNQQFVYFKGQAKGGRAEEFPIPVLASPKLVLESIDRLRSERDFDSMTDKQINNNMANLTRVRAGKKDGAGRSIIDKAFGDFIELEEETTLSLHKLRDVYANICLHKYEQFSKLKGEQYIKYILGERNYLSVSVERHYNKTEIKDNTDFEKYIIELFETTKLRELTDGKKQLLLDIIEYISSKIKTFDIDKIVLYFYTHDKARGIYQELKETEINFKWKEVSFVNKMFEFIGSQVVK comes from the coding sequence ATGGAAACAGATGCTAAAAACATAGATTTATTAGCCAATCAAATTGGTGTACCTGCAAAGCTTCAGGATATGATACATTTATTTGTAAAAAGGCTAAGAGAAGTGGAGCATGATAAAAGTGAATTAGTCAAGCTATGTAGAGAAGAAACGAAAGTAGTTAAAAATGCTTGGTTAAATCTCAATACTCAAAATAGATACTTTTCAATATATAATAAAATCTTGAAGGAGCTTGAGCTATCAGATTTAGCAAAAAGCATTGTGTTTGGTCATAGAGATAAAGATCGTCAGTTTCCCTATTTCGGTTTAAGTAATGATGAATATCAAGAGCGTAAAATGGTATATGGTCAAAAAGCCATAGACAGAGCTGACAAAAAAGTATTAAAAATAGAATCTAAAGAAAAACATGATGCTTTAATTGAAAGAGCAACAGAATTACTTTCTTCTACAAGCTATTTAGAGCAAATTTCAGCCATTGCTTTATTGACAGGAAGAAGAACTATAGAAATAGTAAAAAAAGGTCAATTTAGGGCTTATAATCCTTTTAAAGGCTCCAATATAAAGCTGAAAAAGATGAAGTATAATCAGCAGTTTGTTTATTTCAAAGGGCAAGCTAAAGGAGGGAGGGCAGAAGAATTTCCAATACCTGTTCTTGCATCTCCTAAATTGGTACTAGAATCAATTGATAGGCTTAGATCAGAAAGAGATTTCGATTCTATGACTGATAAGCAGATAAACAATAATATGGCAAATCTAACTAGAGTAAGAGCAGGTAAAAAAGATGGAGCTGGAAGAAGCATTATTGATAAAGCTTTTGGTGATTTTATAGAACTAGAGGAAGAAACGACATTATCACTTCACAAATTAAGAGATGTTTATGCTAATATCTGTTTGCATAAATATGAACAGTTTTCTAAGCTAAAAGGAGAGCAGTATATCAAATATATTTTAGGTGAGAGAAATTACTTATCTGTAAGTGTTGAGAGACATTATAATAAAACTGAAATAAAGGATAATACTGATTTTGAAAAATACATTATTGAACTGTTTGAAACGACTAAATTAAGGGAGCTAACAGATGGAAAAAAACAGTTACTACTTGATATTATAGAATATATATCCTCTAAAATAAAAACCTTTGATATAGATAAGATCGTCTTATACTTTTATACTCATGATAAAGCAAGAGGTATCTATCAGGAGTTAAAAGAAACGGAAATAAACTTTAAATGGAAGGAAGTATCTTTTGTAAATAAAATGTTTGAGTTCATTGGTTCTCAGGTGGTGAAATAA
- a CDS encoding tetratricopeptide repeat protein, with protein MENSDVFDIRKEAKDLRGQSKINKLLEGAGIANNIFRNGEGDEWTKKALAWVLIDLVKEFISLGNISNAEQYYNKLLQIDFYESDDIISNQIQFLKPKIDVQYKEIKQAEELSKANKHSEAFSLMKQLIASGKLKPMHHESYGWIIYRYIKSEINTLDSVSVRTYLRDYMNLKNDRPSMLHSMILNFGLNYSKEHSDFNLLNFFNLWGPENLRYEDKTNSEHEGNNIPSLISRICRELIDKDYSFDVAEFIDKVKLESSDWGFTSYETIDLLREPFFWKTYNYQKNKQWDELWKSFDFYVENYSIAPASEWHSKILSLAERNMTEANAWRFFNFFKGWHPSLLTSHDWKDVEKDDKTYKSIGVKALKKAFEHLKTNQETDLNWLIQAYEEGINKCPENEWLKRELAILYQKNGDIDKSITIYKKLALELYDKPYYWNEFSSLVKNNEDLHLSMLCKAALIEQNDDFLGDVRLALAVVFERKSLIQEAGIELNLYKENRQKNQWKIGADFDELTSKINLVEGSNTEKYKELKGMSEEFAFNDLPWISLVYIDSFKDKKGRTRWVFSDGKEIEISPLKKFLNLSNINLGDVLNFKLKESVKEIEGPERSWLPSKKIKQFKPLIYRITELEKWSTFENEYAIVDYINQDKNVIHAITFSNQEIFFKSNSKDFKKNDLISGKRIQKKDGDAFRTELVNIQKESNNQPIYEIEPKIAVVDGVNHSKSLFHFVVNSKIDGIVRFNETELRPNEGDFIEVRLLSKKDRKKGIVRFKVITVNETEKVNDTLLKDSIGEIELKYKTSYGTREYFELNEADQEFLVPDFAFMGDFYIPQFLLKKHEIKSNCFGKIKVINDGSKWKVIDLEILDR; from the coding sequence ATGGAGAATAGTGATGTTTTTGATATTAGAAAGGAAGCAAAGGATTTAAGAGGTCAATCTAAAATCAATAAGTTGCTTGAAGGAGCCGGAATTGCTAACAATATTTTCCGAAACGGTGAAGGTGATGAATGGACTAAGAAAGCTTTAGCATGGGTACTGATTGATCTAGTAAAAGAGTTCATTTCTTTGGGAAATATTAGTAATGCAGAACAATATTATAATAAGCTTCTACAAATTGATTTTTATGAATCAGACGATATAATTTCAAATCAAATACAGTTTCTAAAACCTAAAATTGATGTTCAGTACAAAGAAATAAAGCAAGCAGAAGAATTAAGTAAAGCGAACAAACATTCAGAGGCATTCAGTCTGATGAAACAACTGATAGCATCAGGTAAATTAAAACCCATGCATCATGAATCTTATGGATGGATAATTTACCGTTATATAAAATCTGAAATTAATACGCTTGATTCTGTCAGTGTACGCACGTATTTGAGGGACTATATGAATCTTAAAAATGATAGACCTTCAATGCTCCATTCAATGATTTTAAACTTTGGGCTTAACTATTCTAAAGAGCACTCAGATTTTAATTTATTGAACTTCTTCAACCTTTGGGGACCAGAAAATCTGAGATATGAGGATAAGACAAACTCTGAACATGAAGGCAATAATATACCCTCACTTATATCTAGGATTTGTAGAGAATTAATTGATAAAGACTATTCATTTGATGTTGCTGAATTTATTGATAAGGTTAAACTTGAAAGTTCAGACTGGGGTTTCACCTCTTACGAGACGATAGACTTATTAAGAGAACCGTTTTTTTGGAAGACCTACAATTATCAAAAGAATAAACAATGGGATGAACTATGGAAGTCTTTTGATTTTTATGTTGAGAATTATTCCATAGCTCCAGCTTCAGAATGGCATTCAAAAATTTTAAGTCTTGCAGAAAGAAATATGACAGAAGCAAATGCTTGGAGATTTTTTAATTTTTTCAAGGGGTGGCATCCTAGCCTGCTTACTTCGCATGACTGGAAAGATGTTGAAAAGGATGATAAAACCTATAAGTCCATAGGTGTAAAAGCTTTGAAAAAGGCTTTTGAGCATTTAAAAACAAATCAAGAAACTGATTTAAACTGGTTGATTCAGGCGTATGAAGAAGGTATAAATAAGTGTCCAGAAAATGAATGGCTAAAAAGAGAATTAGCGATCCTATATCAAAAGAACGGAGATATTGACAAATCAATCACTATATATAAAAAACTAGCACTTGAATTATATGATAAACCATATTATTGGAACGAATTTTCAAGCTTAGTAAAGAATAATGAAGATCTGCATTTGTCAATGCTCTGTAAGGCAGCTTTAATTGAACAAAATGATGATTTCCTTGGGGATGTGCGTTTAGCGTTAGCTGTTGTTTTCGAAAGGAAAAGTTTGATTCAGGAGGCAGGAATCGAGCTAAATCTATATAAAGAAAATAGACAAAAAAATCAGTGGAAAATCGGTGCTGATTTTGATGAGCTGACATCAAAAATAAATCTTGTAGAAGGTAGTAATACTGAAAAGTATAAAGAACTCAAAGGAATGTCTGAAGAGTTCGCCTTCAATGATCTTCCTTGGATTTCACTTGTATATATTGATAGCTTCAAAGATAAAAAAGGAAGAACAAGATGGGTGTTTTCAGACGGAAAGGAAATAGAAATATCTCCCTTGAAGAAGTTTTTAAATCTCAGTAATATCAATTTAGGTGATGTACTCAATTTTAAATTAAAAGAAAGCGTAAAAGAGATTGAGGGCCCTGAACGATCTTGGTTACCTTCAAAAAAAATCAAGCAATTCAAACCACTCATATACAGAATCACGGAATTAGAAAAATGGTCAACCTTTGAAAATGAATATGCCATTGTTGATTACATTAATCAGGATAAGAATGTAATTCATGCTATAACTTTCTCAAACCAAGAAATTTTCTTTAAATCAAACTCGAAGGACTTTAAGAAAAACGATCTTATATCTGGCAAAAGAATTCAGAAAAAAGATGGTGATGCTTTCCGAACTGAATTAGTGAATATCCAAAAGGAGTCAAACAATCAGCCAATATATGAAATCGAGCCAAAGATAGCCGTTGTAGATGGTGTTAATCATTCCAAATCACTATTCCATTTTGTAGTCAATTCCAAAATTGATGGAATTGTAAGGTTCAATGAAACAGAATTACGACCTAATGAAGGTGATTTTATCGAAGTGCGTCTTTTATCGAAAAAGGATAGGAAGAAGGGAATAGTCCGCTTTAAGGTTATTACTGTAAACGAAACAGAAAAAGTAAATGATACCTTATTAAAAGACTCTATCGGAGAAATAGAACTTAAATACAAAACAAGTTATGGTACAAGAGAGTATTTTGAATTAAATGAGGCTGATCAAGAATTTCTTGTTCCTGACTTCGCATTTATGGGTGACTTTTATATACCTCAATTCCTACTTAAAAAACACGAAATAAAAAGCAATTGCTTTGGTAAGATAAAAGTTATTAATGATGGTAGTAAATGGAAAGTTATTGATTTAGAGATTCTTGATCGATAA
- a CDS encoding ATP-dependent helicase, with protein sequence MLEVRRGIAAKSYENSFFREFAKNLSQMFEKYNMDGLLVGNSECTVENWLQIDALLITQNVVCIIDFKNFGGEITLPRTSDFLYGRWTDSNGEMVKGGSSINPYCQLKTQRKRFYDVFKSSIESKLPKDNYFNPGHTVRIVCFQKEIHLNGGIPPEDEVNFKIIHNGNYLEKIKDIIDVNDKEVNLKRDSFQSFLDVFEADTFDLEESYGKTFEYINKSSELNFEGLRIDQKSALSEFCSFLKEDEERVFVLQGTSNSGKTHLIPFLKDLSFENGISQVEILAPSSRIANNLVSKIDDIGSLYSYIYGGNQISEHEEGEDDKEQDDNVQNRIDIVPLKKSDNEENALFIIDESQLISDSYHQSMDLRFGSGYLLKDFIKFLNVSESKRKVVFIGDCYQISLGKPNENPLSTTYLNEKYDLPVRAFQLDDNPDRNIILDNALSCVSGLRQNLFNRLEFSFFKSFYHTEKEEVKSIIKQYFDNSLDVKFLTYTNEESQKVNLWIKKVILQNSEDLSIGDLLLLNNNISVEAVDSPFSKPQKVYNGQFFICESSGDTSIEKVELKSSKTVELKLRELTVKLLGKGATVEFLALENYRNNPKGELSEDETIAIKILLNRELKILQEKNPFEKSSLFQNLINSEEYKSKELEISDLKKLFDSGEKVKTRLEAAERQLRVLTNKIKRKYRVELERELMKNPSSKYYKIKNLALLRFGWAMNVHKAMSYKWDNVIFNVDWNGGIANASYFKWLYTGVTRAKEKIHLLNYEGISPTLKTEFKDIAIDSATKKDYYVIIDKNKQLTDSDNEILNRIHMNDSDNRELVVGLYKTVENKLYSSDLTIKAIEHPNYQQVYTLSDGTNDVKIRFYYDGKLRVKAPTIQSGKNQEFNKLVLDILVKNRKLNDFSIIKDSWRREFYELLERQFNTKGLFIQSIIQNPYKDFVSVSSENDESIDFDVTYNGDGFFTSILARQYSDENLWVQLMEFVKKSNHGE encoded by the coding sequence ATGTTAGAAGTCCGAAGAGGTATAGCAGCAAAAAGTTACGAAAACTCGTTTTTTAGGGAGTTTGCAAAGAATCTTTCTCAAATGTTTGAGAAATATAATATGGACGGCTTACTGGTTGGTAATTCTGAATGCACTGTTGAAAACTGGTTGCAAATTGACGCTCTTCTAATAACACAAAATGTTGTCTGTATTATAGATTTCAAAAATTTTGGTGGGGAAATCACTTTGCCTAGAACATCCGATTTCCTTTATGGAAGATGGACTGACAGTAACGGAGAAATGGTAAAAGGAGGAAGTTCTATCAACCCTTATTGTCAACTTAAAACACAACGCAAAAGATTTTATGATGTATTTAAGTCAAGTATAGAATCAAAACTGCCAAAAGACAACTACTTCAATCCTGGGCACACAGTTAGAATTGTCTGTTTTCAGAAAGAAATCCATCTTAACGGTGGGATTCCTCCTGAAGATGAAGTGAATTTCAAAATCATTCATAATGGAAACTACTTAGAAAAGATCAAGGACATCATTGATGTTAATGATAAGGAGGTTAACTTAAAAAGAGATTCATTTCAAAGTTTCTTGGACGTTTTTGAAGCAGACACATTTGATTTAGAAGAATCTTATGGTAAAACATTTGAATACATCAACAAATCATCTGAACTCAACTTTGAGGGGCTAAGAATTGATCAGAAATCTGCACTTAGCGAGTTTTGTTCTTTTTTGAAGGAAGATGAAGAGAGAGTTTTTGTTCTCCAGGGTACATCTAATAGTGGCAAGACACATTTGATTCCATTTTTAAAAGATTTATCATTTGAAAACGGGATATCACAAGTTGAAATTCTAGCTCCATCAAGTAGAATCGCCAATAATCTTGTTAGTAAAATTGATGATATAGGCAGCCTATATTCTTACATATATGGTGGTAATCAAATTTCAGAACATGAAGAAGGTGAAGATGATAAAGAACAAGATGACAACGTTCAGAACAGAATTGATATAGTTCCCTTGAAGAAATCTGATAATGAAGAAAATGCACTGTTTATTATTGATGAATCTCAATTAATTTCAGATAGCTACCACCAATCCATGGATTTAAGGTTTGGTTCAGGCTATTTGCTAAAAGACTTCATAAAGTTCCTGAACGTAAGTGAATCAAAAAGAAAGGTCGTTTTTATAGGGGATTGCTATCAAATTTCATTGGGTAAACCAAATGAAAATCCATTGTCAACCACATACCTAAATGAAAAATACGATTTACCAGTAAGAGCTTTTCAATTAGATGATAATCCTGATAGAAATATAATCTTGGACAATGCACTTTCTTGCGTGTCAGGTTTACGTCAAAACCTGTTTAATAGACTGGAATTCAGCTTTTTCAAGAGTTTTTATCACACCGAAAAGGAAGAGGTTAAGTCAATAATAAAGCAATACTTTGATAATTCGCTTGATGTCAAATTTTTGACCTACACAAATGAAGAGTCGCAAAAAGTAAATTTATGGATTAAAAAAGTCATCCTTCAAAACAGTGAGGACTTATCTATTGGTGACTTACTTCTTTTAAACAACAATATCAGTGTTGAAGCGGTTGATAGCCCCTTCTCGAAGCCTCAAAAGGTATATAATGGTCAATTTTTTATTTGCGAATCAAGTGGAGATACTTCGATAGAAAAAGTTGAATTGAAGAGTAGTAAAACTGTGGAACTCAAATTAAGAGAGTTAACAGTAAAACTTTTAGGAAAAGGGGCTACTGTTGAATTTTTAGCACTTGAAAATTATCGAAATAATCCCAAAGGAGAACTCTCAGAAGATGAAACCATTGCCATCAAAATTTTACTAAACAGAGAATTAAAAATTCTACAAGAGAAAAATCCTTTTGAGAAATCTTCACTATTCCAAAACTTAATTAACTCTGAAGAATACAAATCCAAAGAGTTAGAAATATCAGATTTGAAAAAGCTTTTTGATTCAGGAGAAAAAGTTAAAACAAGACTGGAAGCCGCAGAAAGACAGCTAAGGGTTCTGACCAATAAAATAAAAAGAAAATACAGAGTTGAATTGGAAAGGGAACTGATGAAAAACCCTTCATCCAAATATTACAAAATAAAGAACCTTGCATTGTTAAGGTTTGGATGGGCGATGAATGTTCATAAAGCTATGTCCTACAAATGGGATAACGTAATATTCAATGTTGACTGGAATGGTGGTATAGCTAATGCTTCTTATTTTAAATGGTTATATACAGGGGTTACAAGAGCAAAAGAGAAAATTCATTTATTGAATTATGAGGGCATATCGCCTACTCTAAAGACTGAGTTTAAAGATATAGCTATTGATTCTGCTACAAAAAAAGATTACTACGTCATAATTGATAAGAATAAGCAACTGACAGATTCCGACAATGAAATTCTGAATCGAATACACATGAATGATTCTGATAATAGAGAATTAGTTGTAGGGCTTTATAAAACAGTTGAAAACAAGCTTTATTCAAGTGATCTAACTATTAAAGCCATAGAGCATCCAAATTATCAGCAAGTCTATACACTTTCCGATGGTACTAATGATGTTAAAATCAGATTTTATTACGATGGAAAGCTCAGAGTAAAAGCACCTACCATACAAAGCGGAAAAAACCAAGAATTCAACAAGTTAGTACTGGATATTCTTGTAAAGAATCGAAAACTAAATGACTTCTCAATAATTAAAGATTCTTGGAGAAGAGAGTTTTATGAACTATTGGAAAGACAGTTTAATACAAAAGGACTTTTTATTCAAAGTATAATTCAAAACCCTTATAAAGACTTCGTAAGTGTCTCTTCAGAAAATGATGAAAGTATAGATTTTGATGTAACTTACAATGGTGATGGCTTTTTCACCTCTATCCTTGCAAGGCAATACTCAGATGAAAACTTATGGGTTCAGTTGATGGAATTTGTAAAAAAATCAAATCATGGAGAATAG